The sequence TGCGTCTCGATCCGCTCAATCAGACCGTTGCTAGGGTGCATCGCCCACCTCTCCTCTGCCGGGGCGCTGGGCCCACTCGATTCTAACTAGCGTATCGCTTATAGCAGGTTATTCTTGATCGGTCAAGCCCAAGGCACGGGCGGGCGCCACGCCACGTAGCTGGCACGCGTTTAGGCGTATTGGCACGGATTTTTCATTGACAGCCCGGCCAAGGGTTGGTACACTGAGGCGCGAATAGGACTTATTCTCAACTGGGCACGGCGCCCCGGTCGCCCGTCCGGACGTAACGGCGGTGAACATGAGAGAACAAACGATTCCTGTCGAGATCGACGGCAACGGCGCGCACTGCGCCGATTTGTTGCTCGATACCCTGATGCAGCACAAGGGGATCGACGCCATCGAACTCGATGCTGACCGTCGTGCCCTGCGCATCCGCTACGACCCCGATGTCATCTCCCTGGCGACCGTCGAGCGCCTGGCCGACCGGATCGGCGTGCAAATCGGCGAGCGCTACCAGCGCTGCGTGTTCGCCATGAACGGGGTCTCCTGCCGCGGCTGCGGCAGCGTCATCGAGCGGCGCCTGCACGGGCGGAACGACATCATCTGGACCAGCGCCAACCCGGCCAGCCGCCGGCTGGCAGTCGAGTACGCCGGCACCCGGGAACGCCTCTCGGAGATCACCCGGACGATCGAAGATGCCGGGGTGCGCGTGCGCGGTCAGGTAGCCCCGCCGGCGCCCACACGGCAGAAAGAGGAGGACGAGGAGAGCTGGTGGGACCGCTACCACCTGGTGGTCGCCACCGTCGCTACGCTCATCTTCCTCGCCAGCGGCTGGCTGCTCGGCCGGCTCGGCCTGATCTCGCACGAGGTGCAGATCGGCTTCTACGTGCTGACCTACATCGCGGGTGGCTTTTACGCCACGCGCCAGGCGATCTCCTCGCTCCTCCAGCGCCACGTCGACATCGACCTGCTGATGGTCACCGCCGCGATCGGCGCCGCGACCATCGGCGGCTGGGTCGAGGGCGGCATCCTGCTCTTCCTCTTCTCGCTGGGCAACACGCTGGAGCACTACGCCCTCGGCCGCACCCACCGCGCGATCCGCGCGCTGATGGAGTTGAGCCCGGAGGACGCGCTGGTCGTGCGCGACGGGCAGGAGCAGCGCATCCCGGTCGACGAACTCGTCATCGGCGACACGGTCATCGTCAAGCCGAGCGAGCGCATCCCGGCCGACGGCAAGGTGATCAGCGGCGAGTCGGCGGTCGACCAGTCGCCCATCACCGGCGAGTCGATCCCGGTCGGCAAAGGGCCGGGCGATCAGGTCTTCGCCGGGACGATCAACGGCCACGGGCTGCTGCGGGTCCGGGTCGAGCGCCTGGCGCAGGAGAGCACCCTGGCCAAGATCATCCGCATCGTTGAGGAGGCACGCAGCCAGAAGTCGCGCACCCAGCGCTTCACCGACGCCTTCGAGGGGATCTACGCCATCGGCGTCATCGTCGCCTCGGCGCTGGCGGTCATCATCCCGGTGGTCTTCCTGGGGCGCGACTTCCACGACATGTTCTACCGGGCGATGACGCTGCTGGTGGTGGCCTCGCCCTGTGCCCTGGTCATCTCGACGCCGGCCTCGATCCTCTCGGCGCTGGCCAACGGCGCCCGCCAGGGCATCCTCTTCAAGGGAGCCGTCCACCTGGAGAACGTCGGTGCCGTCGACACCGTCGCCTTCGACAAGACCGGCACCCTGACGATCGGCCGCCCGCGCGTGACCGACGTCATCACCTGCGAGGGCGTCGACGAGCGGGAGATGCTGATGCTGGCGGCGGCCGTCGAGCGGCTGTCGGAGCACCCGCTCGGCCTGGCCGTGGTGCAGTACGCCGAGGAACTGGATATCCCGTCGCTGGATGACCAGGAGATCACGGGACTCCAGTCGGTCCCCGGCCGGGGCGTCCGCGCCGTGGTGCGTGGGCAGACCCTGCGGATCGGCAACGAGGCGCTCCTGGAGAGCGAGGGCGTGACCCTGCCGGACGATCTGCGGCGGCAGGGGGATGCGCTGCGCGAACAGGGCAAGACCCTGATGTTCATCGCCAGCGATCGCGCGCTGGGCGTGATCGCGGTGGCCGATGTCATCCGCCCGGTCGTCCCGGCGGTCATCGAAGACCTGCATCGCCTCGGCGTGAAGCGGACGATCATCCTGACCGGGGACAACGAGCGCGCGGCGCGGGCCATCGCGCGCCAGGTCGGTATCGACGAGTGGCGCGCCGGGCTGCTGCCGGAGGAGAAGCTCACCGTCATCCGCGAGATGCAGCGCAATGGGGAGATGGTGGTCATGGTCGGCGACGGCGTGAACGACGCCCCGGCCCTGGCCACGGCCGACATCGGCATCGCCATGGGGAACGCGGGCACCGACGTGGCCCTGGAGACGTCCGACATCGTGCTGATGGCAGACGACCTGACCAAGCTCCCCTACGCGATCGAGCTGAGCCGCCGGGCCCGCCGGGTGATCCGGCAGAACCTCACCTTCGCGCTCACGGTGATCGTGGTCCTGGTGATCGCGAC is a genomic window of Sphaerobacter thermophilus DSM 20745 containing:
- a CDS encoding heavy metal translocating P-type ATPase — encoded protein: MREQTIPVEIDGNGAHCADLLLDTLMQHKGIDAIELDADRRALRIRYDPDVISLATVERLADRIGVQIGERYQRCVFAMNGVSCRGCGSVIERRLHGRNDIIWTSANPASRRLAVEYAGTRERLSEITRTIEDAGVRVRGQVAPPAPTRQKEEDEESWWDRYHLVVATVATLIFLASGWLLGRLGLISHEVQIGFYVLTYIAGGFYATRQAISSLLQRHVDIDLLMVTAAIGAATIGGWVEGGILLFLFSLGNTLEHYALGRTHRAIRALMELSPEDALVVRDGQEQRIPVDELVIGDTVIVKPSERIPADGKVISGESAVDQSPITGESIPVGKGPGDQVFAGTINGHGLLRVRVERLAQESTLAKIIRIVEEARSQKSRTQRFTDAFEGIYAIGVIVASALAVIIPVVFLGRDFHDMFYRAMTLLVVASPCALVISTPASILSALANGARQGILFKGAVHLENVGAVDTVAFDKTGTLTIGRPRVTDVITCEGVDEREMLMLAAAVERLSEHPLGLAVVQYAEELDIPSLDDQEITGLQSVPGRGVRAVVRGQTLRIGNEALLESEGVTLPDDLRRQGDALREQGKTLMFIASDRALGVIAVADVIRPVVPAVIEDLHRLGVKRTIILTGDNERAARAIARQVGIDEWRAGLLPEEKLTVIREMQRNGEMVVMVGDGVNDAPALATADIGIAMGNAGTDVALETSDIVLMADDLTKLPYAIELSRRARRVIRQNLTFALTVIVVLVIATLMGRVPLPLGVVGHEGSTIIVVLNGLRLLRFRKPALHAPAVRTAPVPAD